One segment of Salvelinus alpinus chromosome 1, SLU_Salpinus.1, whole genome shotgun sequence DNA contains the following:
- the LOC139567610 gene encoding ribosome-binding protein 1-like, translated as MGRQGKAGESSRKQREAGGSMERQGEAGRKQEIAGEWIGKQSKTKESRGKHGEAGESRGKQSEAEGSRGKHGEAGGSREEAGDSRGKDRKAVENKGKQGEAWGGRGKHGEAGGSRGKQGEQENAGGSRGKQGEQGEAGGAGEIRGERLRVSDHAENSHFDI; from the coding sequence ATGGGGAGGCAGGGGAAAGCAGGGGAAAGCAGTCGGAAGCAGAGGGAAGCAGGGGGAAGCATGGAGAGGCAGGGGGAAGCAGGGAGGAAGCAGGAGATAGCAGGGGAATGGATAGGGAAGCAGTCGAAAACAAAGGAAAGCAGGGGGAAGCATGGGGAGGCAGGGGAAAGCAGGGGAAAGCAGTCGGAAGCAGAGGGAAGCAGGGGGAAGCATGGGGAGGCAGGGGGAAGCAGGGAGGAAGCAGGAGATAGCAGGGGAAAGGATAGGAAAGCAGTCGAAAACAAAGGAAAGCAGGGGGAAGCATGGGGAGGCAGGGGGAAGCATGGGGAGGCAGGGGGAAGCAGGGGGAAGCAGGGGGAGCAGGAGAATGCAGGGGGGAGCAGGGGAAAGCAGGGGGAGCAGGGGGAAGCAGGGGGAGCAGGAGAAATCAGGGGGGAGAGGCTACGTGTGTCTGACCACGCTGAAAATAGCCACTTTGACATTTGA